The following are encoded together in the Daphnia magna isolate NIES linkage group LG8, ASM2063170v1.1, whole genome shotgun sequence genome:
- the LOC116936775 gene encoding uncharacterized protein K02A2.6 has product MTSAADALAAANAATAAIVATDARIDAIEVGQTAIATQLAQLLAIVQAGGAGGGAGGGGAGGGGGAGGGGSASGGGGAGGGGGGPLLPPLPPQRRRLDPSGVDKLHSDISIPLLKSWRNRWNDFVELSQLASYPITEQMAAFRMSLDPTMQQVVEVGLNITPATITTPDQVLDRIADYIRAKRNVALDRVAFEERKQGPSESFDDFFIGLRRLADTADLCGTCTETRLVTRIIAGTRDTETKKKLLALSPFPTLQATVNICRSEESARANERILSGQSGVAAILTKQGQSDRRPYKNECGSCGRASHAPGESCPAVGKSCHLCGRPDHFSPKCPNRNKEKTGTSGGASGGAKSKMAHIIIGNIQANQKRRGSPTISLEILEEDGAVEALLTNAIPDPGAEVSVCGKDVMEAIAISESQLAASSFDLVMADRSSPLLSIGQRDLTVRYSDQSARITVVFCPEISGMLLCRVDCISLNILHQDYPKPLVPINSLRATNAPLHPGDAVAPSSGPFLRGVYIPVEPSAEQISVVESAIMAEFDVVFDQDDELRQMVGPDMEIQIRDDAVPFYVNGARPIAFGDRVEVKNKLDELVKKKVIVPVSEPSEWAAPLVVIRGPGGKLRICVDHTRLNKFVKRPTHPTRTPRDAVAEIDSECRFFTRFDAVNGYYQIPLHPSSQHLTRFMTPWGRYKFLRASMGLCSSGDEYNRRADAAFAAMTNTIRVVDDLLRFDRSFPAHVAGVCAILQAARVAGITFSKEKFRFAKPRISWVGYDIQHGGITIEEGKLKALSRTVGFSTEVAAAKAPLRPLLSTRNPYVWTADHDQAFEAVKLALVSPPVLVHFDPEREPTIQVDASRKNGMGYALLQRHGDSWRLVDANSRWCTDTESRYAIVELELATVEWAIRKCRLYLSGLPNFTLMVDHQALVAILDKHTLDAIDNPKIQRLKERLSPYSFTTVWRRGKDHAIPDALSRAPVNDPAVDDECVGTELAFSVRHVVIQSVNAIIEPEDDAVSPSHLPDNLLDELRTGAAADPQYLDLIAAVESGFPTNRALTPTHIRQFWSIRDQLSTDGGLVLYGSRIVIPLASRRKILTKLHAAHQGIVRTKRRAQQTVYWPGITNDVTMLVERCATCQERLASQGQEPLLADPMPTVAGSASVEA; this is encoded by the exons ATGACGTCGGCAGCGGACGCGTTGGCAGCAGCCAACGCAGCAACAGCAGCTATCGTGGCTACCGACGCACGGATCGACGCCATTGAAGTCGGTCAGACGGCCATTGCTACCCAATTGGCCCAACTTTTGGCCATCGTTCAAGCTGGTGGCGCCGGCGGCGGTGCTGGAGGTGGTGGCGCTGGCGGAGGCGGTGGCGCTGGCGGAGGCGGTAGCGCTAGTGGAGGCGGTGGCGCCGGTGGCGGCGGAGGTGGACCTTTGCTGCCCCCATTACCCCCCCAAAGACGGCGACTGGATCCATCCGGAGTTGACAAACTTCACAGCGATATATCTATTCCGCTTTTGAAATCATGGAGGAATCGGTGGAATGATTTTGTGGAACTAAGTCAGCTGGCTAGTTACCCTATCACGGAACAGATGGCAGCATTCCGAATGTCACTGGATCCCACAATGCAACAAGTGGTGGAGGTTGGACTAAACATCACTCCGGCGACTATAACCACTCCCGACCAAGTGCTCGACCGCATCGCGGATTATATTCGTGCTAAGCGGAATGTTGCACTGGACCGCGTGGCGTTCGAAGAGCGGAAGCAGGGACCGTCAGAATCATTCGACGACTTCTTCATCGGGTTGCGTCGGCTGGCGGACACAGCAGACTTGTGCGGAACATGCACAGAAACGAGATTGGTAACGCGCATCATTGCTGGAACCCGGGACACggaaacgaaaaagaaactgCTGGCTCTTAGTCCGTTCCCAACCTTACAAGCCACGGTCAACATTTGTCGGAGCGAAGAATCGGCTCGGGCAAATGAGCGCATTCTCAGTGGGCAATCCGGAGTGGCAGCCATTTTGACGAAACAAGGTCAATCAGACCGTCGCCCATACAAAAATGAGTGCGGATCATGCGGCCGGGCATCTCATGCTCCAGGAGAAAGCTGTCCTGCGGTCGGAAAGTCGTGCCATCTATGTGGAAGACCGGACCACTTCTCCCCGAAATGTCCCAACCGGAATAAGGAAAAAACCGGCACGAGCGGTGGCGCTAGTGGTGGTGCCAAATCTAAGATGGCGCATATCATCATTGGAAACATCCAGGCCAACCAAAAACGCCGGGGGTCTCCTACTATCTCCCTGGAAATACTGGAAGAAGACGGCGCAGTAGAAGCACTGCTTACTAATGCAATTCCGGATCCTGGCGCTGAAGTCAGTGTGTGCGGAAAGGACGTCATGGAGGCCATCGCGATATCCGAAAGTCAGTTGGCAGCTTCATCGTTCGACTTGGTTATGGCAGACCGCTCGTCGCCACTGTTGTCTATTGGGCAGCGGGATTTGACAGTTCGGTACAGTGATCAAAGCGCTCGCATCACGGTCGTGTTTTGCCCTGAGATTAGTGGAATGCTGCTATGCCGAGTAGACTGTATCAGTCTGAACATTCTACATCAGGATTATCCTAAACCATTGGTGCCGATAAATTCTTTAAGGGCGACGAACGCTCCACTACATCCGGGCGACGCGGTAGCCCCATCTAGCGGTCCCTTTCTCCGTGGCGTTTACATTCCGGTGGAGCCTAGTGCGGAACAGATTTCTGTCGTCGAATCGGCCATCATGGCAGAATTTGATGTAGTGTTCGACCAAGACGACGAGTTACGTCAGATGGTTGGCCCAGACATGGAGATACAAATACGCGATGATGCTGTCCCCTTCTACGTCAATGGCGCGCGCCCGATTGCGTTCGGCGACCGCGTCGAAGTCAAGAATAAGTTGGACGAACTGGTCAAGAAGAAAGTGATTGTGCCTGTCAGTGAGCCGTCGGAGTGGGCCGCACCGTTGGTAGTGATCCGCGGTCCAGGCGGTAAGCTTCGGATCTGTGTCGACCACACGCGCTTAAATAAATTCGTCAAACGGCCTACACACCCGACTCGCACGCCACGGGACGCAGTGGCCGAAATCGACAGTGAATGTCGCTTCTTCACTAGGTTCGACGCTGTGAACGGTTACTACCAAATCCCCCTTCATCCATCCAGCCAGCACCTCACGAGGTTTATGACTCCATGGGGACGGTATAAATTCTTACGCGCATCCATGGGCCTATGCAGCTCCGGCGATGAGTACAACCGGCGGGCGGATGCGGCATTTGCAGCCATGACCAACACCATAAGAGTAGTGGACGATTTGCTGCGCTTTGATCGCTCGTTTCCAGCACATGTCGCCGGCGTCTGCGCGATCTTACAAGCCGCCCGTGTAGCTGGGATTACGTTTAGTAAGGAAAAATTTCGATTCGCCAAACCCCGAATTTCTTGGGTCGGCTACGACATTCAACACGGCGGTATCACGATCGAGGAAGGAAAATTGAAGGCACTATCACG AACAGTTGGATTCTCAACAGAAGTAGCTGCCGCAAAAGCCCCTCTCCGCCCTCTGCTCAGCACTCGCAACCCATATGTCTGGACGGCAGACCACGACCAGGCCTTCGAAGCAGTGAAGCTAGCCCTCGTCTCTCCTCCAGTGCTCGTTCACTTCGACCCGGAACGAGAACCTACAATACAGGTCGACGCATCGCGGAAAAACGGCATGGGATACGCCCTACTACAGCGCCACGGCGACTCATGGCGGTTGGTGGATGCCAACTCACGCTGGTGTACGGACACCGAATCCCGATATGCCATTGTGGAACTGGAGTTGGCCACCGTAGAATGGGCTATCCGGAAGTGCCGCCTGTACCTGTCGGGCCTACCTAACTTCACGTTGATGGTCGACCATCAAGCGCTGGTGGCGATCCTAGACAAACATACCCTCGACGCAATCGACAATCCAAAAATCCAGCGACTTAAGGAGCGCTTGTCCCCATATTCTTTCACCACCGTGTGGCGCAGGGGCAAAGACCACGCAATACCGGACGCACTTTCACGAGCACCCGTGAACGACCCGGCAGTGGACGATGAATGCGTTGGGACGGAACTGGCATTCTCCGTGCGTCACGTAGTTATCCAGAGCGTCAACGCGATTATCGAACCGGAAGACGACGCAGTTTCACCGAGTCATCTGCCGGATAACCTTCTCGACGAGTTACGCACGGGAGCAGCAGCCGATCCTCAGTACCTTGACCTCATCGCTGCAGTTGAATCCGGATTTCCTACGAATCGTGCGCTCACTCCGACCCACATCCGTCAATTCTGGTCAATTCGAGATCAGCTGTCCACAGATGGCGGTCTTGTTCTGTACGGCTCGCGCATCGTTATCCCTCTCGCATCACGCCGTAAAATCCTCACGAAATTGCACGCGGCTCATCAGGGGATCGTGAGGACAAAACGGCGCGCACAACAGACCGTATACTGGCCGGGAATCACCAATGACGTCACGATGTTGGTGGAGCGCTGCGCCACCTGCCAGGAACGCTTGGCGAGCCAGGGCCAGGAACCGCTGTTGGCTGATCCTATGCCAAC GGTGGCCGGTAGTGCATCAGTGGAAGCATGA
- the LOC116934955 gene encoding exostosin-2, translating to MKEKYPQSSTVFASNTSPFQSRHSVKLNFRNFFLGLAYILLFTFLVLSIFLWVSHPQKNKAPSILLDRASLEHLTEYIVHSDLSFPSQKNCTYYTCFDVYKCSHIHSGRIGVYVYPLVEYVDKDKVPLTKKITLEFHNMLKAVTNSVYFTPDPDEACLFIPTIDLLNQNRIHPKDVGKALASLPYWNEGRNHLIFNILPGSMPEYHPFLEVDIGYAMATSGGFSSLTYRSGFDVSIPVFSPLAADLKGQNTGDRRWLVISSQPNIHEDFREIISEMASEHPRFLVLNGCTSNPLDIKIRCRDKEMYRFPEILLNGTFCLMVRGVRLGQPTLMESLAAGCIPVIVSDSYVLPYVEVIDWKRAVLQLYQGDLSKVMDVLSCVSSDRISEMRRMGNWIYTRYFSSIERITLTTLRIVNDRVFPHAGRSYSDWNDPPPDRRPLTSNTFALPIGPPRSQGFTAVVLTYDRLESLFHVLERISTAPSLAKIVIVWNNQLKDPPSILSWPRLPKPLQIVRTKRNQLSNRFYPFPEIETEAILAMDDDIIMLTTDELEFGFEVWRQFPDRIVGFPSRTHVWDGRSHGWKYESEWTNNVSMVLTGAAFYHRVYNYYYSSAMPGDIKNWVDDHMNCEDIAMNFLVANLTGKAPIKVAPRKKFKCPECVNADLFSVDLSDMAAHMTERSECINRFARIYGRLPLRSVEFRADPVLFKDNLPDAFKKFKDIGSL from the exons atgaaagaaaaatatccaCAATCATCTACTGTTTTTGCTAGCAATACCTCGCCATTTCAAAGTCGGCATTCAGTAAAACTAAATTTTCGGAACTTTTTCTTAGGTTTAGCTTATATTTTGCTGTTCACTTTTCTAGtattatcaatttttttgtgggtTTCCCATCCACAAAAGAACAAAGCACCTTCTATTTTACTGGATAGAGCTTCCCTAGAGCATTTAACAGAATATATCGTTCATAGTGATTTATCATTTCCATCCCAGAAGAATTGCACATATTATACATGTTTTGATGTTTATAAATGTAGCCACATCCACAGCGGAAGAATAGGAGTGTATGTGTATCCATTAGTGGAATATGTTGACAAAGATAAAGTACCtttaaccaaaaaaattacattagAGTTTCATAATATGTTGAAAGCTGTAACCAATAGTGTGTATTTTACTCCTGATCCTGATGAAGCATGTTTATTTATTCCTACCATCGATTTACTAAATCAAAACCGTATTCACCCTAAAGATGTTGGGAAAGCCTTGGCTTCATTACCATA TTGGAATGAAGGACGGAACCACCTGATATTTAATATACTTCCTGGATCCATGCCAGAGTATCATCCATTTTTGGAGGTTGATATAGGATATGCAATGGCAACTAGTGGTGGATTCTCATCTTTGACATATCGCTCTGGATTTGATGTCTCTATCCCAGTGTTCAGTCCACTAGCAGCTGACCTAAAAGGCCAAAACACTGGAGATCGGAGGTGGCTAGTCATTTCATCGCAACCCAATATTCATGAAGATTTTCGTGAAATTATTTCCGAAATGGCCTCTGAGCACCCTAGATTTCTCGTGTTAAACGGTTGCACATCTAATCCCCTGGACATCAAGATTCGCTGTCGCGACAAAGAGATGTATCGTTTCCCAGAGATATTACTG AATGGTACTTTTTGTTTAATGGTTCGTGGTGTTCGACTGGGGCAACCTACGTTGATGGAATCTCTAGCTGCCGGTTGCATCCCAGTGATTGTCTCGGATTCGTACGTGCTTCCTTATGTGGAGGTGATTGATTGGAAAAGAGCTGTTCTGCAGTTGTACCAGGGTGATCTTAGCAAAGTAATGGATGTGCTGAGTTGCGTGTCATCCGACCGCATCAGCGAAATGCGTCGAATGGGAAACTGGATTTACACCCGATACTTCTCTTCTATTGAACGAATAACTCTTACAACGCTGCGCATTGTTAACGATCGCGTTTTCCCGCATGCAGGCCGTTCTTATTCTGACTGGAACGATCCTCCTCCTGATCGTCGCCCGTTGACGTCCAACACATTTGCCCTGCCAATCGGACCACCGCGCTCGCAAGGGTTTACGGCAGTGGTACTTACTTACGATCGGTTGGAAAGCCTATTCCATGTTTTGGAACGAATTTCAACAGCACCCAGTCTTGCGAAAATTGTAATTGTTTGGAATAATCAGCTTAAAGATCCTCCTTCCATCTTGTCTTGGCCACGTCTTCCCAAACCACTTCAG ATTGTGCGTACCAAACGCAATCAACTGAGCAATCGTTTTTATCCCTTTCCGGAAATTGAGACGGAGGCTATATTGGCAATGGATGACGATATCAT TATGCTAACTACTGACGAGCTAGAATTCGGTTTCGAAGTCTGGCGTCAGTTCCCTGATCGTATCGTTGGCTTCCCATCCCGTACTCATGTGTGGGATGGACGAAGCCATGGCTGGAAGTATGAATCAGAATGGACTAACAACGTCTCGATGGTACTAACGGGTGCCGCGTTCTATCACCGCGTTTACAACTATTACTATAGCAGTGCTATGCCTGGTGATATCAAAAACTGGGTTGACGATCATATGAATTGTGAAGATAT AGCGATGAATTTTCTTGTTGCCAATTTAACCGGAAAAGCGCCCATCAAAGTAGCACCTCGCAAAAAATTCAAGTGTCCAGAGTGCGTCAACGCCGATCTTTTTTCCGTCGATTTATCCGACATGGCTGCCCATATGACCGAACGATCGGAATGCATTAACCGATTCGCCCGTATCTACGGTCGCCTACCACTTCGTAGCGTTGAATTTCGAGCTGATCCTGTTCTTTTCAAAGATAATTTGCCCGATGcgttcaaaaaattcaaagataTTGGAAGCCTGTAA
- the LOC123475557 gene encoding uncharacterized protein LOC123475557 — protein sequence MVPVRLIRAQNDFHKSHPDQRLCQATIRTMDELASLLGPSEVCYISQDDKARVAIGITAANVQAPMLMHMQYRVKLPDHDWVVAAGHKLIPSVYAGIAVDRNGLGMPGAVGYSGPTYVAIRSGKHCSSTALSHCMDYERLLNLPEFNSITKSSDERVKPIVMFSVDGGPDENPRYNKVIEVAIHHFVSHDLDAIFIFTNAPGRSAHNRAERRMAPLSRPLSGLILPHNYYGNHLDAAGKTIDMDLEKQNFEKAGTTLAEVWSEVVFDEYPCVAEYVDPNYYEFSQDRLNVKDQYWFSEHVRTSQYFTQIVQFQSQLLDRICQKCSLYFASKVMLKSHMIVHKKKTQSASAVVEKEFIVTRTRPVRIAAMRQREIMAIIVSDDNNGFPQSTETSEGHPMEVSHGLLGHP from the exons ATGGTTCCAGTGAGACTTATTCGGGCTCAGAACGACTTTCATAAAAGTCATCCAGATCAGAGACTGTGTCAAGCAACTATACGTACCATGGATGAACTTGCATCTCTTTTGGGACCGTCAGAAGTGTGCTACATCTCTCAAGACGACAAAGCAAG AGTGGCTATAGGGATAACGGCAGCAAATGTACAGGCCCCTATGCTTATGCACATGCAGTATCGGGTAAAACTTCCGGACCATGATTGGGTTGTCGCAGCTGGGCACAAGCTCATCCCATCTGTATATGCAGGCATAGCTGTTGACAGAAATGGCCTAGGAATGCCCGGTGCTGTCGGATATTCAGGTCCAACTTATGTCGCCATTCGCTCCGGCAAACATTGTTCTTCAACTGCTTTAAGTCATTGTATGGACTATGAACGATTACTGAACCTCCCTGAATTCAACTCTATAACAAAAAGTTCAGATGAGAGAGTGAAGCCGATTGTTATGTTCTCAG TTGATGGGGGTCCTGACGAAAATCCTCGTTACAACAAAGTAATTGAAGTTGCAATACATCACTTTGTGTCACACGATCTTGATGCGATTTTCATCTTTACCAATGCACCAG GCAGGAGTGCCCATAATCGAGCAGAGCGAAGGATGGCCCCTTTAAGTCGCCCACTATCTGGGTTAATTCTTCCTCATAATTACTACGGGAACCACCTTGACGCAGCTGGTAAGACCATCGATATGGACCTTGAAAAACAGAACTTTGAAAAAGCTGGGACTACTCTGGCAGAGGTATGGAGCGAAGTAGTATTTGATGAATATCCTTGTGTTGCTGAATATGTGGATCCGAATTATTATGAATTCAGTCAAGATCGGCTCAACGTGAAAGATCAGTATTGGTTTTCGGAGCATGTTCGCACGAGCCAGTACTTTACGCAAATTGTTCAGT TTCAGTCGCAGTTATTGGATCGAATTTGCCAAAAATGTTCgctttattttgcatcgaaaGTTATGCTGAAGAGTCACATGATTgtacacaaaaagaagacTCAAAGCGCAAGTGCAGTTGTTGAGAAAGAGTTCATCGTCACAAGAACTAGACCTGTTCGCATCGCAGCGATGCGACAGAGAGAAATTATGGCTATCATTGTATCAGATGACAATAATGGCTTCCCACAAAGCACAGAGACGTCCGAGGGACATCCTATGGAGGTTTCTCATGGGCTATTGGGACATCCATAG
- the LOC116934948 gene encoding centromere protein K, producing the protein MEEGNIRLQEACSALEEIIAENDLHLNELQEEISQTVNPRPAATRKQMRTADKVAALEARKCDLAFLLGEARPTDCHQKEILSNKSLILSLARASQSRSKTEMQQLLVEEKLRQASIKKECERKTKILNELTMILNAFLKKMKSIEELELAELKALKAKTNDLENTCSEMRMAMAELFDKYFGAPQIPGYTSMYELLQHLMKPLRQSRRSTYIRVKDSVWPYYLEILETNGIIEYHRVDKSKIRLVDFSNGQLGFDPEKMEAVRERVEAKMKAKKVLKKNISKGKKASEGNTGRERLVVTVSEQKSDKALKKSEESVLEEEEWEDDL; encoded by the exons ATGGAGGAGGGAAATATCCGTCTTCAGGAAGCTTGCTCCGCTCTAGAAGAGATTATTGCTGAGAACGATTTACACCTGAATGAGTTACAGGAAGAGATTAGTCAGACAGTAAACCCTCGTCCTGCGGCCACACGAAAACAAATGCGAACCGCGGATAAGGTTGCTGCATTGGAAGCCAGAAAATGCGATCTAGCTTTTCTTCTAGGAGAAGCTAGACCCACAGATTGCCATCAAAAGG AAATCCTAAGCAACAAGTCACTTATACTAAGCTTGGCACGGGCATCACAATCACGTTCTAAAACGGAAATGCAACAGCTTTTGGTGGAAGAAAAGCTACGACAGGCTTCAATCAAAAAGGAATGTGAAAG GAAGACAAAAATCTTAAATGAGCTTACAATGATTCTAAAtgcttttttgaaaaaaatgaaatctatTGAGGAATTGGAATTAGCTGAACTTAAAGCATTAAAAGCTAAAACAAATGACCTTGAAAATACCTGTTCTGAAATGCGAATGGCTATG GCTGAATTATTTGacaaatattttggagctccaCAAATTCCTGGGTATACTTCAATGTACGAACTTCTGCAG cATCTAATGAAGCCCCTTAGACAAAGCCGACGAAGTACATACATTAGAGTAAAAGACTCTGTTTGGCCGTATTACTTGGAGATATTGGAAACAAACGGGATCATTGAGTACCATCGGGTTGACAAAAGCAAAATAAGACTTGTTGACTTTTCAAACGGTCAGTTAGGATTTGATCCGGAGAAAATGGAGGCCGTCAGAGAAAGAGTAGAGGCAAAAATGAAGGCTAAAAAagttttgaagaaaaacataaGCAAAGGTAAAAAGGCTTCTGAAGGAAATACAGGCAGAGAAAGATTGGTTGTAACAGTAAGTGAACAAAAAAGTGATAAAGCTTTGAAGAAAAGTGAAGAAAGTGTgctggaagaagaagaatgggaGGATGACCTATAA